In Sphaerospermopsis torques-reginae ITEP-024, the genomic window ATGCTTCTGAGTTAAACCGCTTGGGGGCAGATATTCGCGTTAAAGGTAATACTGCCTTTGTTCGCGGCGTGCCAATGTTATCCGGCGCACCAGTCATAGGTACAGACTTACGAGCATCCGCAGCTTTAGTCATAGCTGGACTAGCAGCAGAAGGAAAAACCACTATTCAAGGACTAAAACACCTAGATCGTGGTTATGACAGATTAGATATGAAGTTACAGCAACTGGGAGCAAAAATTATTCGAGTCAATGAAGTATCGGCAGATGCTGAATTACATTCAAATAATCAAACTTCGTCAGCTTCTGCATCTATCTAGGGTCTAGGAGTCAGGAGTCAGGAGGAGTCAGGAGTCAGAATATTTGAGCTATTCCTAAGCTAACGATTTTCTAGACAAAGCTATACTTATCAATTGACAATTGACAATTGTTTCATTCCAGGCTGAAAACTCCCCTTTCCAGGGTAAAAAAGCCAAAAATTCCGCTTGCTGTTAACTGATAGCTGAATGCTTACCCCAAAACAAAAATACCCCCCATTTCTGGAGGGTATTTTCTTATTTAACTAAGTTTATTAAAACCAGTTTCAGATTAACCGTTGATTGCAGGAGCAGTCAAAGCAACGGGAGCAACTTCACCAGCAGCTAAGTCTAAGGGGAAGTTGTGAGCGTTACGCTCGTGCATTACTTCCATACCTAAGTTAGCGCGGTTGATTACATCTGCCCAAGTACCGATTACACGACCTTGAGAGTCAATGATGGATTGGTTGAAGTTGAAACCGTTCAAGTTGAACGCCATTGTGCTTACACCCAACGCTGTGAACCAGATACCAACTACTGGCCAAGCAGCCAAGAAGAAGTGTAAGGAACGGCTGTTGTTGAATGAAGCGTATTGGAAAATCAAGCGACCGAAGTAACCGTGTGCTGCAACGATGTTGTAGGTTTCTTCTTCTTGACCGAATTTGTAACCGTAGTTTTGAGATTCGGTTTCGGTTGTTTCACGAACCAAGGAAGATGTTACCAAAGAACCGTGCATTGCTGAAAACAGTGAGCCACCGAATACACCAGCCACACCTAACATATGGAAGGGGTGCATCAAGATGTTGTGTTCTGCTTGGAACACGATCATGAAGTTGAATGTACCGGAGATACCTAAAGGCATACCATCGGAGAAAGAACCTTGACCGATGGGGTAGATCAAGAATACTGCGGTTGCTGCTGCCAAAGGTGCAGAGAAAGCTACACAGATCCAAGGACGCATACCCAAGCGGTAAGAAAGTTCCCATTCACGACCTAAGTAGCAAGCTACACCGATCAAGAAGTGGAAAATTACCAACTGGTAAGGACCACCGTTATACAACCACTCATCTAAGGAAGCTGCTTCCCAAATGGGGTAGAAGTGTAAACCGATAGCGTTAGAGGAAGGAACAACTGCACCAGAGATGA contains:
- the psbA gene encoding photosystem II q(b) protein, with amino-acid sequence MTTTIQQRQSANVWDRFCEFITSTNNRLYIGWFGVLMIPTLLAATTCFIIAFIAAPPVDIDGIREPVAGSLIYGNNIISGAVVPSSNAIGLHFYPIWEAASLDEWLYNGGPYQLVIFHFLIGVACYLGREWELSYRLGMRPWICVAFSAPLAAATAVFLIYPIGQGSFSDGMPLGISGTFNFMIVFQAEHNILMHPFHMLGVAGVFGGSLFSAMHGSLVTSSLVRETTETESQNYGYKFGQEEETYNIVAAHGYFGRLIFQYASFNNSRSLHFFLAAWPVVGIWFTALGVSTMAFNLNGFNFNQSIIDSQGRVIGTWADVINRANLGMEVMHERNAHNFPLDLAAGEVAPVALTAPAING